In the genome of Indioceanicola profundi, the window CGACCTTCGCCAGCAGCGGCAGCGTGGCGGCCGGAGAACCGGCTTTGCGGAAAATCGCCTTGCCGTATCTGCGCAGGAACAGGACAGCCGTGCCTTCGCAGGCATCATAGGCGGTCTTCCAGTCCCAGACGCCCTCGGCGTCGGACCCGCCGAAGGCGGCGTCCATCGCGGCGCGCAAGGTGGGTGCGTCGATGATGCGGCCCCGTTCGAGATGGGAGAGGAGCAGACCGGCGGCATCGAAGATGCGCGGAGCGGGGTGGATCGGAACGGCAGGGCGGGCAGCGGCGTCGAGCGCCGCCAAGGGGATCGGACGTGTCATGCAGGAGACCTCGGGAGAGCGGGAACGGGCGGAGCCGATCGGCGCTCTCTCTGACCGCACCGGCTCGAACCCGTCCCGGCAGGCCTCTCGCTCTCATCACGGCATCGTCCTTCGCGTGCGGGCGCTGGCGGCCGACGGTCCCAACTCCAGCCCAGGAACTGGTTCTGATCCATCCGTTTGGAGGCTAGACTCGCCAACCAAGACAATCCGGATCCGGCCATCCCTCCGCGAGGGCGCACCCTTGGCAGAGGAGATATGACCATCACGAGGAGGTGACGATGGGAGAAGTTCGGTGGGCGTCATCGAGGTGACTGCCCTCAAGGTCGGCTTTGGGGCCCGACTCGAAATGCATTCGGTCCTGCTTTCGACGGGGCCGTCCATTGTGTGGCCGACACTTGTCCTCTATGCGGACAATCCGAGCTTTCGCTGCGGTCGCCCCAATGGCGGGTATCTGCATCTCGCGATAAAGACGATGAGACGATCGGCACGTCGGGCAAAATACAGACCGTTGCCACGCCTGCAGCCGTCGGCGCCACACTGTGCCGGCCGATTGGAGAGCAACACCGTCGATTTCAACCCAAGCGGCGGGAAAGCTCGCTCGGTTACCGGACAGATTAGCGCTGGCTGCAATGCTTAGGGATCACGCGGTGATGCGGGATCAGCGTGATGTAGCGAAGCGATGGATTGCCGTCCTCGGGTAGCCCATCAGCGATCAGGCTGAAGGCGCGGAACCTGTTGCCGTCACGATCCCTCGACGTCGAGCCAGACGGGATAATAGCGCCAGCCCGGGACATCCTCGGTCGAGTGCAGCCAGACCATGTCCCGGCGGGTCATGCGGTAGAGCACGCCCCAGACCTCGTCGCTTGGCATGGGCGCGATGTTGGCCGGGGCCGACATGCCCTTCGGCCGGCCGTAGAGGTTGAAACGGAGTCTGTAGCCCGGCGCGCGGCCGACCCGCCATTCGAGAGGCTTCATTTTACGGCGGCCCAGAAAGACGCTGTCGTTCATGTTGGCGCCGAAGGCGAAGTACCAGACGTCCTCGTCGGGGTAACCGTCGAGCATCAGGTCCGAGCTCCGGCACCAGAGCCGGGCCAGCGTCCAGACGCGCAGGATGACCGGGAACCAGAGACGTTTCAGGAAGCGACGAAGAGCGATCATTCGGAGACTTCCGGTGCCAGCCGCGAAATGCGCATCAGCAGCGCGAGTTGCAGCAGCGCGGCGAGGATGGCGGCGAAGAAGACCGCTTGAATGGAGACGAGTGAGACCAGACCGGCGCCCAGCAGCGGCAGCAGCGCGGCGGGCGAGGCCAGCGCGTTGAAATAGGCGGAATAGGCGGGGCGACGGTCGTCGGGCGAGATCTCCATCAGGTAGCCGAGATAGCCGATGGTCATGCCGTTCATCATCGCGCCGATCACCACGAAGAGCGCCATGTAGCCGACGAGGCTCGCCTCCAGGCCCAGCAGGAGCAGGACCAGGAGCGGCGCCAGCATTCTGACGACCGCCACGGTCTGCAGCATCCTGAGTTTGCCGGCGCTGTCCCCGAGCTTGCCCCAGACCGGATTGGAGGCGAGCGCGCCGGCCGTCTGGGCGCCGAGCAGCAGCCCCACATCCGCCGGTGTGACGCCGCTCCTGTCCGCGGCGACGACATAGAAGGGCAGCGCCATGAGGGTCGCGCCGCCCAACCACTGGGAGTAGAGAAACAGGCGGAACCGGCCGTCGTTCTGCAGCACCTGCCAGCCGCCGTGGAGGAAGGCCCGCACATCCGGGGGCGCCTGCCGCTCTCCCCTGCGCAGCGGCATCGGCGGCTCTCCGACGGAGACGAAGAGCGAGGAGGACAGAACCAGGAGAAGGGCGGCGAGCCCAAAAATCAGTGCATAGGCCTGAAGGTCGGGAAGGACGTCGAGGGTCAGGCTGACGAAGGCCGCGACGCCGAGCGCGAACAGGCCGCCGCCGAAGAAGCGCCAGGCCAGCATCCGGCTGCGCGCCTCCGACCGGATCGAGCGGCCGACGATGTCGTTGTAGGGCACCGCGACGACACCGCTGATGAAGGCATAGACCGTCCAGAGAAGCAGAAACGCCGCCCCCAGCACGGCCGGGGACAATCCGCCGCCGAACCACAGCAGGAGAGCGATTAGGCCGGCCATAAGCGCTCGGCCATAGGCGCCGACGACATAGAAGGGCAAGCGCCGCTCGGCCCGCTCGGCGAGGAAGCCCACGACGAGCTGCGGCAGGAGCCAGCCCAG includes:
- a CDS encoding gamma-glutamylcyclotransferase family protein; amino-acid sequence: MIALRRFLKRLWFPVILRVWTLARLWCRSSDLMLDGYPDEDVWYFAFGANMNDSVFLGRRKMKPLEWRVGRAPGYRLRFNLYGRPKGMSAPANIAPMPSDEVWGVLYRMTRRDMVWLHSTEDVPGWRYYPVWLDVEGS
- a CDS encoding MFS transporter, with product MSASDTVVLPGERGRFWRIAGAGAAFQAGAAAIDSATIVASLVFQLTGSAFAVGFASAVLRLGWLLPQLVVGFLAERAERRLPFYVVGAYGRALMAGLIALLLWFGGGLSPAVLGAAFLLLWTVYAFISGVVAVPYNDIVGRSIRSEARSRMLAWRFFGGGLFALGVAAFVSLTLDVLPDLQAYALIFGLAALLLVLSSSLFVSVGEPPMPLRRGERQAPPDVRAFLHGGWQVLQNDGRFRLFLYSQWLGGATLMALPFYVVAADRSGVTPADVGLLLGAQTAGALASNPVWGKLGDSAGKLRMLQTVAVVRMLAPLLVLLLLGLEASLVGYMALFVVIGAMMNGMTIGYLGYLMEISPDDRRPAYSAYFNALASPAALLPLLGAGLVSLVSIQAVFFAAILAALLQLALLMRISRLAPEVSE